A single window of Flavobacterium sp. 140616W15 DNA harbors:
- the ruvA gene encoding Holliday junction branch migration protein RuvA encodes MITHLQGKLVEKTPTEVVIDCGGVGYHVNISLHTYSLIPNNDLIKLYTHLQIKEDAHTLFGFVEKSEREIFRMLLSVSGIGANIARTMLSSLDPKQIINAIASGDVGVIQSIKGIGNKTAQRVILDLKEKIVKLYDLDEVSMLQNNTNRDEALSALEVLGFVRKTSEKVIEKIIKEDPEATVESLIKKALKSL; translated from the coding sequence ATGATTACACATTTGCAAGGAAAATTGGTAGAAAAAACCCCTACCGAAGTTGTTATTGATTGCGGGGGAGTTGGGTATCACGTAAATATATCCTTGCATACCTATTCTTTAATTCCAAATAATGATCTTATAAAATTGTATACGCATCTTCAAATCAAAGAAGATGCGCATACATTATTTGGTTTTGTAGAGAAATCTGAAAGAGAAATTTTCAGAATGTTACTATCCGTTTCAGGAATTGGAGCAAATATTGCCAGAACAATGCTGTCTTCATTAGATCCGAAACAAATAATTAATGCAATAGCATCCGGAGATGTCGGTGTAATTCAATCAATAAAAGGTATTGGGAACAAAACAGCCCAACGAGTAATCCTTGATTTGAAAGAAAAAATTGTTAAATTGTACGATTTAGATGAAGTTTCGATGCTTCAAAACAATACAAACAGAGATGAAGCGTTATCTGCTTTAGAAGTTTTAGGATTTGTTAGAAAAACATCTGAAAAAGTGATTGAGAAAATCATTAAAGAAGATCCTGAGGCAACTGTCGAGTCATTAATTAAGAAGGCTTTAAAAAGTTTATAA
- the sprA gene encoding cell surface protein SprA: MHKICISLLVLFCGFVSNAQVKEETQDTTKTGYSVGKIQIKDPQSILSAYTYDPITDRYIYTNTVDGFSINYPIILTPEEYERLILKESRREYFKKKVDAIDGKKDGAEDAKKDLLPRYYIKSGLFESIFGSNTIDVKPTGSVEIDLGARYTKQDNPSFSPRNRSNLSFDFDQRISMSLQGKVGTRLNVNANYDTQSTFAFQNLIKLEYTPSEDDIIQKIEVGNVSMPLNSTLIRGAQSLFGVKAQLQFGKTTITGVFSEQKSQAKSVVAEGGGTVQNFDLYALNYDNDRHFFLSQYFRNKYDSALRKYPFIDSRVQITRLEVWVTNKQNRVSTTNNNLRNIIALQDLGEAQLAGIPDNEVVVLNPSAGIFLKQIGSPSDNGNNKYDPKLISVGSGLLNDKIREIVTSNSGFNTTVNEGQDYSKLENARKLNSNEYTFNAQLGYVSLQQRLANDEVLAVAYEYTMGDQVYQVGEFGNDGVDATLVTGNNPSNQAIITQSLILKMLKSNLTNVKNPVWNLMMKNIYQIPGAYQIKQEDFRFNILYTDPSPINYITPVNSSTPFPPNPTPDMRVTDTPLLKVFDLDKLNYNNDPQVGGDGFFDFIPGITIDAQNGRIIFTTKEPFGERLFTKLSNNAGEDYRNTSTYNPNQSKYVFRNMYSNTQSGALQDSDKNKFLLRGKYKSTGGDGIPIGAFNVPQGSVVVTAAGRVLVEGIDYSVNYQLGRVQILDPSLQASNTPIEISLENNSIFGQQTRRFMGVDIQHKISENFTVGGTFLQMTEKPFTQKSSYGQESVNNMIYGFNTNFSTEVPFFTRLVNKLPFMDTDVPSNLSIRGEVAFLKPGTPKADNFEGESTIYVDDFEGSQSTIDMRSAYAWSLASTPEENSLSTYNFNAKNNDLSYGFKRAKLSWYTIDPIFYASKPSGISNDDLSLNTTRRIYSEELYPLTDIAQGQSQVVNTLDLTYYPSERGPYNNDLNYALNPKDNFGGIMRALSSTDFEQGNVEYIQFWVLDPFVGAGKTDQSNTGKVYFNLGEISEDILKDGRKQYENGLGPNQILAKPQPIWGDVPASQSLIYAFDNNSSNRANQDVGLDGLPNAKEGTIYNNFASEADPAADDYRYYLNTTGGVLDRYKNYNGLEGNSAVDINDANRASTTLPDVEDINRDNTMNTINAYYEYSIDVKPNMKEGQNFVTDIRNTQVTMANGSVTEARWIQFKIPVSQPQNTIGTISDFRSIRFMRMFMTGFESDVTVRFGALDLVRGEWRRYTNTLDPTDVNVDDDNTTFDVAAVNIEENGARCPVNYVSPPGVAREQLYNNNTIINQNEQALALRVSGGGLQPKDARAVFKNVSVDMRQYNRLKMFLHAESLPDEIVLRDGQMVGFIRFGNDFTQNFYQIEIPLKVTIPTSLSGSGSDCSPLSPEVVWPAENNIDLDLSLLTKMKIAAMKIDPNTLPLDGIYYPDDDILNSGGDGDNNMRLGIKGNPNFGLVRNLMVGVKNAELHQNVKGEVWFNELRLAGMDNKGGMAAILNIDTNFADFATVSATGRKSTIGFGSLEQGPNERSREDIQQYNIVTNLNLGKLLPPKWGINLPFNYAVGEETITPEYDPFNEDIKLKQLLDVTSNSVERENIKNRAIDYTKRRSINFIGVRKDRAPEQKQHIYDPENFTFSQSYNEVERHDYEIKSYEDKQSSTTVNYAYSFQPKTVEPFKKTKYFKKSDYWKMLSDFNFNYLPSNITFNTNIIRQYNRQEFRQVENVEGLGLDPMYRRNFAFNYQYGFNFNLTKSLKINYTASSNNIVKNYLNADNEPIDSFSIWDSYWDIGTPNQHMQQLVLNYEIPLYKIPVLGFLKASYSYTGDYSWQRTSEALSTFEDDKGGVYDLGNTVQNANSNTFTAAMNMNTLYKYLGLTKGGAKMTKVKPTVPKPGEKVVNTNQALAKNSMFQDGLMGIVTSIKNIQVNYTVNSGTVLPGYTPSVGFLGSSRPSLGFIFGSQDDVRYEAAKNGWLTNYQDFNQNFSQVTNKMLKATANIDLLPDLKIDLNFDRSYSANFSEQYDVDATGQYHARSPYNYGMFSISTILIKTAFSTSNEISSSAFDDFRSNRLEIANRLAESHYGSGAEIPRYGDVNNPIPVLPTDPNYAKRDIYVSNEGYPIGYTKSNQAVLLPSFLAAYSGSSASSSPTGIFRNFPLPNWSIKYNGLMRYRYFKENFKRFSLQHNYRASYTINQYRSNFKYDQNVGKQDPDNDNFYNATIMSNVNLVEQFSPLIRMDFELKSSLKVLTEIKKDRALSMSFDNNLLTEVKGMEYIIGLGYRIKDVIFSSTLADSPTGIIKSDINIKGDLSYRNNQTMVRYLDYDNNQLAAGQNIWSVKITADYSFSKNLTAIFYYDHSFSKAVISTLYPLTNIRSGFTIRYNFGN, encoded by the coding sequence ATGCATAAAATTTGTATTTCTTTACTGGTTTTATTTTGTGGGTTTGTATCGAATGCTCAGGTAAAAGAAGAGACTCAAGATACAACGAAAACAGGGTATTCTGTTGGTAAAATACAAATAAAAGATCCGCAAAGCATTCTTTCGGCATATACCTATGACCCTATAACAGATCGTTACATTTATACTAATACAGTAGATGGATTTTCGATTAATTACCCTATTATTTTAACGCCAGAAGAGTATGAAAGATTAATCTTAAAAGAATCTCGTAGAGAATATTTTAAGAAAAAAGTAGATGCTATTGATGGTAAAAAAGATGGGGCCGAAGATGCTAAAAAAGATTTACTTCCTAGATATTATATTAAGTCTGGACTTTTCGAATCTATTTTTGGAAGTAACACTATTGATGTAAAACCAACTGGTTCTGTTGAAATAGATTTAGGAGCTCGCTATACCAAACAAGACAATCCATCTTTTTCTCCTAGAAATAGGTCAAATCTTTCTTTCGATTTTGATCAGCGTATTAGTATGAGTTTACAAGGAAAAGTAGGTACGCGATTAAATGTAAATGCTAATTACGATACGCAGTCTACATTTGCTTTTCAAAATTTAATAAAGTTAGAATACACTCCATCCGAAGACGATATCATTCAGAAAATTGAAGTTGGTAATGTAAGTATGCCACTTAATAGTACTTTAATTAGGGGTGCACAAAGTTTATTTGGAGTAAAAGCCCAATTACAATTTGGAAAAACCACGATTACAGGTGTTTTCTCAGAACAAAAATCTCAAGCTAAAAGTGTTGTAGCCGAAGGAGGAGGAACTGTTCAGAATTTTGATTTGTACGCCTTAAACTATGATAATGACAGACACTTTTTCTTATCTCAATATTTTAGAAATAAGTACGATTCAGCATTAAGAAAATACCCTTTTATCGATAGTCGTGTTCAAATAACACGATTAGAGGTTTGGGTAACTAATAAACAAAATCGAGTTAGTACAACCAATAATAATTTAAGAAATATTATTGCACTGCAGGATTTGGGAGAAGCACAATTAGCAGGAATTCCAGATAATGAAGTTGTAGTTTTAAACCCTTCAGCAGGAATTTTTCTTAAACAAATAGGTTCACCATCAGACAATGGGAACAATAAATATGATCCTAAATTAATTTCTGTAGGATCAGGTTTATTGAATGATAAAATACGAGAAATTGTTACTTCAAATTCAGGGTTTAATACTACAGTAAATGAAGGGCAGGATTATTCAAAATTAGAAAATGCAAGAAAGTTAAATTCTAATGAATATACTTTTAATGCACAATTAGGATATGTATCGTTGCAACAACGATTGGCAAATGATGAAGTTCTGGCGGTAGCTTATGAGTACACAATGGGAGATCAAGTGTATCAGGTTGGAGAATTTGGAAACGATGGTGTAGACGCTACATTAGTAACAGGAAATAATCCTTCAAATCAAGCAATCATAACACAAAGTTTGATATTGAAGATGCTGAAGAGTAACTTGACTAATGTTAAAAATCCAGTTTGGAACTTGATGATGAAAAACATCTATCAAATTCCTGGGGCATACCAAATAAAACAGGAAGATTTTAGATTTAATATACTATATACAGATCCATCTCCTATAAATTATATTACACCAGTAAATAGTTCAACGCCATTTCCTCCAAATCCTACTCCAGATATGAGAGTAACCGATACGCCTTTGCTTAAGGTATTTGATTTGGATAAATTAAATTATAATAATGATCCTCAAGTAGGGGGTGATGGTTTTTTTGATTTCATACCAGGAATAACAATAGACGCCCAAAATGGTAGAATTATATTTACGACTAAGGAACCTTTTGGAGAACGACTATTTACTAAATTATCAAATAACGCAGGTGAAGATTATCGTAATACAAGTACATATAATCCAAATCAGAGTAAATATGTATTCCGTAATATGTATTCCAATACACAATCGGGGGCTTTACAAGATAGCGATAAAAATAAATTCTTATTAAGAGGTAAATATAAATCTACTGGAGGTGACGGGATTCCTATTGGAGCTTTTAATGTTCCTCAAGGATCAGTTGTTGTTACTGCCGCAGGTCGTGTTTTGGTTGAAGGAATTGATTATAGTGTAAATTATCAGTTAGGAAGAGTTCAAATTTTGGATCCTTCACTCCAAGCATCAAATACACCAATTGAAATTTCATTAGAGAATAATTCTATTTTCGGACAACAAACCCGAAGATTTATGGGAGTAGATATACAACATAAAATTTCTGAAAATTTTACTGTTGGAGGTACTTTCTTGCAAATGACAGAGAAACCGTTTACACAAAAATCAAGTTACGGACAAGAATCTGTAAATAACATGATTTATGGTTTCAATACAAATTTCTCTACAGAAGTTCCTTTCTTTACCCGATTGGTAAATAAATTGCCATTTATGGATACTGATGTACCTTCTAATCTTTCGATAAGAGGAGAGGTAGCTTTCTTAAAACCAGGAACTCCAAAAGCAGATAATTTTGAAGGAGAATCAACGATTTATGTAGATGACTTCGAAGGGTCGCAATCTACTATCGACATGCGTTCGGCTTATGCGTGGAGCTTGGCATCAACACCAGAAGAGAATAGCTTAAGTACGTATAATTTTAATGCAAAAAATAATGATTTAAGTTACGGTTTTAAAAGAGCAAAACTGTCATGGTATACTATTGATCCAATTTTTTATGCATCAAAACCTTCTGGAATTTCTAATGATGATTTATCATTAAATACTACTCGTAGAATTTATAGTGAAGAGTTGTATCCATTAACAGATATAGCACAAGGACAATCTCAAGTAGTGAATACGTTAGATTTAACCTATTATCCATCAGAAAGAGGGCCATATAATAATGATCTAAATTATGCATTAAATCCAAAAGATAATTTTGGGGGGATAATGCGTGCTTTGAGTTCAACAGATTTTGAACAAGGAAATGTCGAGTATATCCAATTCTGGGTATTAGACCCATTTGTGGGTGCAGGTAAGACAGATCAAAGTAATACAGGTAAGGTTTATTTTAACTTAGGTGAAATTTCTGAAGACATCTTAAAAGATGGTAGAAAACAATATGAAAACGGTTTAGGGCCAAATCAGATATTAGCAAAGCCACAACCTATATGGGGAGATGTTCCAGCATCGCAATCTTTAATTTATGCATTTGATAATAACTCTTCTAACAGAGCGAATCAAGATGTGGGGTTAGATGGTTTACCAAATGCTAAAGAAGGAACTATTTATAATAATTTTGCTTCAGAAGCAGATCCCGCAGCAGATGATTATAGATATTATTTAAATACCACGGGAGGCGTTCTAGATCGTTATAAAAATTATAATGGATTAGAAGGAAACTCAGCAGTAGATATAAATGATGCCAATAGAGCTTCGACGACACTTCCGGATGTAGAAGATATCAATAGGGATAACACTATGAATACGATTAATGCCTATTATGAGTATAGCATAGATGTTAAGCCAAATATGAAAGAAGGGCAAAATTTTGTTACAGATATAAGAAATACGCAAGTAACAATGGCAAACGGATCAGTTACTGAAGCCAGATGGATACAGTTTAAAATCCCAGTATCACAGCCTCAAAATACAATAGGTACTATATCAGATTTTAGATCAATTCGTTTCATGAGAATGTTTATGACTGGATTTGAAAGCGATGTTACAGTTCGTTTTGGAGCATTAGATTTAGTAAGAGGTGAGTGGAGAAGATATACAAATACATTAGATCCAACAGATGTTAATGTAGATGATGACAATACTACTTTTGATGTTGCGGCAGTAAATATTGAAGAGAATGGTGCTAGATGTCCAGTGAACTATGTTTCGCCTCCAGGAGTAGCACGTGAACAATTGTATAATAATAATACTATCATCAATCAAAATGAGCAGGCATTAGCATTGCGAGTTTCAGGAGGTGGATTGCAACCAAAAGATGCTAGAGCTGTATTTAAAAATGTAAGTGTTGATATGCGTCAATACAACAGATTAAAAATGTTTTTGCATGCGGAGTCATTGCCAGATGAAATAGTATTAAGAGATGGACAAATGGTAGGTTTTATCCGTTTTGGAAATGACTTTACACAAAATTTTTACCAAATTGAGATTCCTTTAAAAGTAACAATTCCAACTTCTTTGTCAGGTTCAGGTTCAGATTGTTCCCCTTTAAGCCCTGAAGTTGTTTGGCCAGCAGAAAATAATATTGATTTAGACCTGTCGCTATTAACGAAGATGAAAATTGCGGCAATGAAAATTGATCCTAATACGCTTCCGTTAGACGGAATTTATTATCCAGATGATGATATATTAAATTCAGGTGGAGATGGAGACAATAATATGCGATTGGGTATAAAAGGAAATCCTAATTTTGGATTAGTTAGGAATTTAATGGTAGGTGTTAAAAATGCCGAGCTGCACCAAAATGTTAAAGGAGAAGTGTGGTTTAATGAGTTGCGCCTTGCCGGAATGGATAATAAAGGAGGTATGGCAGCAATATTAAATATTGATACTAATTTTGCTGATTTTGCAACTGTTTCTGCAACAGGTCGAAAAAGCACTATAGGATTTGGCTCTCTAGAACAAGGACCAAATGAAAGAAGCAGAGAAGATATACAACAATATAATATTGTAACTAATTTAAATTTAGGGAAATTATTGCCACCAAAGTGGGGAATTAACCTACCTTTTAATTATGCAGTAGGTGAAGAAACAATTACGCCAGAGTACGATCCGTTTAATGAAGATATTAAGCTAAAACAATTGTTGGATGTAACTAGTAATTCAGTCGAAAGAGAAAATATAAAAAATCGCGCTATAGATTATACAAAGCGTAGAAGTATCAATTTTATAGGAGTTAGAAAAGACAGAGCGCCAGAGCAAAAACAACATATTTACGATCCCGAAAACTTTACGTTTTCACAATCGTACAATGAGGTAGAGCGTCACGATTATGAGATAAAAAGTTATGAAGATAAACAATCGAGTACAACTGTAAATTATGCATACAGTTTTCAGCCAAAAACAGTTGAGCCATTCAAGAAAACTAAATATTTTAAGAAAAGTGATTATTGGAAAATGTTGAGTGATTTCAATTTTAATTATTTACCATCAAACATCACGTTCAATACTAATATTATAAGACAATACAACCGTCAGGAGTTTAGACAAGTTGAGAATGTTGAGGGTCTTGGATTGGATCCTATGTATAGAAGGAATTTTGCTTTTAACTACCAGTATGGATTTAATTTTAACCTTACAAAATCATTAAAGATAAATTATACAGCATCATCAAATAATATTGTTAAAAATTATTTGAATGCTGATAATGAGCCTATCGATAGCTTTAGTATTTGGGATAGTTACTGGGATATTGGTACGCCAAATCAGCATATGCAACAATTGGTTTTAAACTATGAAATTCCGTTATATAAAATACCAGTATTAGGATTTTTAAAAGCGAGTTATTCTTATACTGGAGATTATTCTTGGCAACGCACATCAGAGGCATTATCAACTTTTGAAGATGATAAAGGAGGGGTGTATGATTTAGGAAATACAGTTCAAAACGCAAATTCGAATACATTTACTGCAGCGATGAATATGAATACGCTTTATAAGTATTTGGGACTTACAAAAGGAGGGGCCAAAATGACTAAAGTAAAACCAACTGTGCCAAAGCCAGGAGAAAAAGTAGTAAATACAAATCAAGCATTAGCAAAAAATAGTATGTTTCAAGATGGTTTAATGGGGATCGTAACAAGTATAAAAAACATTCAGGTTAATTATACGGTTAATAGCGGAACTGTTTTACCAGGATATACACCAAGTGTTGGATTCTTAGGTTCGTCTCGACCATCATTAGGATTTATTTTTGGAAGTCAGGATGATGTGCGTTACGAGGCAGCTAAAAACGGATGGTTAACCAATTATCAGGATTTTAATCAGAACTTTTCACAGGTAACAAATAAGATGCTAAAAGCTACGGCCAATATTGATTTATTACCAGATTTAAAAATTGATTTGAATTTTGATCGTTCTTATTCAGCTAATTTTTCAGAGCAATATGATGTTGATGCTACAGGACAGTATCATGCAAGATCGCCATACAATTATGGAATGTTTTCTATTTCGACAATTTTAATAAAGACTGCATTTTCTACTAGCAATGAAATTTCTTCATCTGCATTTGATGATTTTAGATCTAACCGTTTAGAAATTGCAAATCGTTTGGCCGAAAGTCATTATGGTTCTGGAGCTGAGATTCCGAGATATGGAGACGTAAATAATCCGATTCCTGTACTCCCGACTGATCCTAATTATGCTAAGAGAGATATTTATGTGTCAAACGAGGGTTATCCTATAGGGTATACAAAAAGTAATCAGGCAGTTTTACTTCCTTCATTCTTAGCTGCCTATTCAGGAAGTAGTGCATCAAGTAGTCCAACAGGTATTTTTAGGAATTTCCCACTTCCAAACTGGAGTATAAAGTATAATGGGTTGATGCGTTACCGATACTTTAAAGAAAACTTTAAACGTTTTTCATTACAACATAATTATAGAGCATCTTATACAATTAATCAGTATCGTTCTAATTTTAAATATGACCAAAATGTAGGGAAACAAGACCCAGATAACGATAATTTTTATAATGCAACAATCATGTCTAATGTGAACTTAGTGGAACAATTTAGTCCATTAATCAGGATGGATTTTGAGTTAAAAAGTTCTTTGAAAGTGCTTACAGAAATTAAAAAAGATAGAGCATTGTCAATGAGTTTTGATAATAATTTATTGACAGAAGTTAAAGGGATGGAATATATAATAGGTCTTGGATATCGTATTAAAGATGTGATTTTTTCGTCGACATTGGCAGATAGTCCTACAGGAATAATAAAAAGTGATATCAATATAAAAGGAGATTTGTCGTATAGAAATAACCAAACAATGGTTCGTTACTTAGATTATGATAACAATCAACTAGCTGCAGGACAAAATATTTGGTCAGTAAAGATCACGGCAGATTATTCATTTAGTAAGAACTTAACAGCTATTTTTTATTACGATCATTCTTTCTCTAAAGCAGTTATTTCGACTTTATATCCTTTAACGAATATCCGATCAGGGTTTACCATTCGATATAATTTTGGAAATTAA
- the gcvH gene encoding glycine cleavage system protein GcvH, protein MNIPTNLKYTKDHEWVSIEGDVATVGITHFAQKELGDIVYVEVETLDQTLDKDEVFGTVEAVKTVSDLFLPLSGEIIAFNENLESAPETVNSDPYGDGWMIKIKISNTSELDSLLSDEAYKELIGA, encoded by the coding sequence ATGAATATACCAACAAATTTAAAGTACACAAAGGATCACGAATGGGTTAGCATTGAAGGTGATGTTGCAACAGTAGGAATTACTCACTTTGCACAAAAAGAATTAGGAGACATCGTTTATGTTGAAGTAGAAACTTTAGATCAAACACTTGATAAAGATGAAGTTTTTGGAACAGTTGAAGCTGTAAAAACTGTTTCAGATTTGTTCTTGCCTTTGTCTGGAGAGATTATTGCTTTTAATGAAAACTTAGAAAGTGCTCCAGAAACAGTAAATTCTGATCCTTACGGAGATGGATGGATGATTAAAATTAAAATTTCAAATACATCAGAATTAGATTCTTTATTATCTGATGAGGCTTATAAAGAATTAATAGGTGCTTAA
- a CDS encoding VanZ family protein — MALFWTGVIIFLCLTESSNIPVVSIPHIDKLVHFCFYFGFNFLWFLYFKKEFKNVDDFRPLLLAFVFSTFFGITIEILQSEYTLTRSADMMDFLANSLGATSAIIAVLLFNKIVTKIVN, encoded by the coding sequence TTGGCTTTATTCTGGACAGGAGTTATCATTTTTCTCTGTTTAACCGAATCAAGTAATATACCGGTTGTAAGTATTCCTCACATAGATAAATTAGTTCATTTTTGTTTTTATTTTGGTTTTAATTTTCTTTGGTTTTTGTATTTTAAAAAAGAATTTAAGAATGTAGATGATTTCAGACCATTATTACTCGCTTTTGTTTTTTCAACTTTTTTTGGAATTACAATTGAGATTTTACAAAGTGAATATACTTTAACAAGAAGTGCAGATATGATGGATTTTTTAGCAAATTCATTAGGAGCAACATCCGCAATAATAGCAGTGCTACTGTTTAATAAAATAGTCACTAAAATAGTAAATTAA
- the deoC gene encoding deoxyribose-phosphate aldolase has translation MNIRQYLDSTYLKTATQANLSEAENTQIVKNIIIEAIAEQFKLIMIRPDKVSLAKQIISEAKSNLLIGTVIDFPEGKSSLEEKLAEASKAIQDGANELDFVCNYEAFKNGEIDLVKNEILQCTLLGLTNNKVVKWIIEVAALNDKEIIQLSALIKNIVIQNFEENEYSSVFVKSSTGFYKTENNMPNGATIPSILMMLENASPLPVKAAGGVRTYEEAVEMIKLGVKRIGTSNAKAIADREISKNEY, from the coding sequence ATGAATATTAGACAATACTTAGACTCAACATATTTAAAAACTGCTACTCAAGCAAATTTGAGCGAAGCCGAAAACACACAAATAGTTAAGAATATAATTATAGAAGCAATAGCAGAACAATTTAAATTAATAATGATTCGTCCTGACAAAGTAAGTTTAGCTAAACAAATAATTTCTGAGGCTAAATCGAATCTTTTAATAGGTACTGTAATTGATTTTCCTGAAGGAAAATCAAGTCTAGAAGAAAAGCTTGCAGAAGCAAGTAAAGCAATACAAGACGGAGCAAATGAATTGGATTTTGTGTGTAATTATGAGGCATTCAAAAATGGAGAAATTGATTTGGTTAAAAACGAAATTTTGCAGTGTACATTATTAGGACTAACTAATAATAAAGTTGTAAAATGGATTATCGAAGTTGCTGCACTCAATGATAAAGAAATTATACAATTATCAGCACTCATTAAAAATATAGTCATTCAGAATTTTGAAGAGAATGAATATTCTTCTGTTTTTGTAAAATCGTCGACAGGTTTTTATAAAACAGAAAACAACATGCCAAATGGCGCAACTATTCCGTCAATTCTTATGATGCTTGAAAATGCTTCACCGTTGCCTGTAAAAGCCGCAGGCGGGGTAAGAACATATGAAGAAGCTGTAGAAATGATTAAGCTTGGTGTAAAACGTATAGGAACATCAAATGCTAAAGCAATAGCTGACAGAGAAATTTCGAAAAATGAGTACTAA